One genomic segment of Mycolicibacterium gilvum includes these proteins:
- a CDS encoding cytochrome P450, protein MTVHELDFFHDDALIDDPYPALDRMREQSPVYREPVHDVVVVTGYDEVLTVVGDPETFSSCNSVTGPIPGFPVSLEGRDEDEVRALIDAHRHELPFSDQLPSFDPPTHTAHRSLLSRLITPKRLKANEEFMWRLADRVLDPFLAGRGGEFIGRVASPFALLVIADLLGVPEEDHVELTSMLTGDHALGSTDDDVVMAHTPLEYLYTRFTDYISERRAHPQDDVMTEMALATFPDGSTPEVIDVVRVAANLFSAGQETTVRLLSSALKLLAEDAALQARLRRNPTDIGNFIEECLRFESPIKGDFRLARATTTVGGVEIPAGTTLMVHFGAANRDARIFEDPHIFDPDRANARRHIGFGRGVHSCIGAPLARAEGRVLIQRLLERTEAVQIDEQAHGPAGDRRFRYVPTYILHGLTDLHVTVG, encoded by the coding sequence ATGACGGTGCACGAACTCGACTTTTTCCACGACGACGCGCTGATCGACGACCCGTACCCGGCGCTGGACCGTATGCGCGAGCAGAGCCCGGTGTACCGCGAACCGGTGCACGACGTCGTGGTCGTCACCGGATACGACGAAGTGCTGACCGTCGTCGGTGACCCCGAGACGTTCTCGTCCTGCAACTCGGTCACCGGACCCATCCCGGGCTTCCCCGTGTCCCTCGAAGGCCGAGACGAGGACGAGGTGCGGGCGTTGATCGACGCGCACCGCCACGAGTTGCCGTTCAGTGACCAACTCCCGTCATTCGACCCGCCCACCCACACCGCGCACCGCTCGCTGCTCTCCCGCCTGATCACCCCCAAGCGGCTCAAGGCGAACGAGGAGTTCATGTGGCGGCTGGCGGACCGGGTACTGGACCCGTTCCTCGCCGGACGGGGCGGCGAGTTCATCGGCAGGGTGGCCAGCCCGTTCGCCCTGCTGGTCATCGCCGACCTGCTCGGCGTGCCCGAAGAAGACCATGTCGAACTCACGTCGATGTTGACCGGCGACCACGCACTCGGCAGCACCGACGACGACGTCGTGATGGCACACACTCCGCTGGAGTACCTGTACACGCGCTTCACCGATTACATCTCGGAGCGACGCGCTCATCCGCAGGACGACGTGATGACCGAGATGGCGCTGGCGACTTTCCCGGACGGTTCCACGCCCGAGGTTATCGACGTCGTGCGGGTGGCAGCCAACCTCTTCTCGGCGGGGCAGGAGACGACAGTGCGGCTGCTCTCGTCAGCGCTCAAGTTGTTGGCCGAGGACGCCGCGCTGCAGGCCCGTCTGCGCCGAAACCCGACCGACATCGGCAACTTCATCGAGGAGTGCCTGCGCTTCGAGAGCCCGATCAAGGGTGACTTCCGGTTGGCGAGGGCGACCACGACGGTCGGCGGCGTTGAAATCCCGGCCGGCACAACGCTGATGGTGCACTTCGGCGCCGCCAATCGCGACGCACGCATCTTCGAGGATCCGCACATCTTCGACCCCGACCGGGCAAATGCCCGCCGCCACATCGGATTCGGCCGGGGAGTGCACAGCTGCATCGGTGCGCCACTCGCGCGTGCCGAGGGCCGGGTGCTCATTCAGCGCCTGCTGGAGCGGACCGAGGCCGTCCAGATCGACGAGCAGGCACACGGTCCCGCCGGGGACCGTCGCTTCCGCTACGTGCCGACCTACA
- a CDS encoding TetR/AcrR family transcriptional regulator, giving the protein MSGDSTRAGGPTRRRLIDVAIELFKRYSVAGTSLQMISDELGLTKSAIYHHFRTRDELLTAVMEPLIAEVAEIVDAAEEQRTPHARADHMLVGYASIAARHRTLIPLLSGDPGVVALLRTRSEWGDLVRRQLALFSEVEPGLGGQVKAALAMSGIASAAGVDYGGDVDDDTLRDQLIAAGRRALGLRNSRTGAVTARR; this is encoded by the coding sequence GTGAGCGGTGACTCAACCCGCGCCGGCGGGCCCACTCGGCGTCGTCTCATCGACGTCGCGATCGAGCTGTTCAAGCGATACAGCGTCGCCGGCACGTCACTGCAGATGATCTCCGATGAACTCGGACTCACGAAATCCGCCATCTACCACCACTTCCGCACGCGGGACGAACTTCTGACCGCGGTGATGGAACCGCTCATCGCCGAGGTCGCCGAGATCGTGGATGCCGCCGAGGAGCAGCGGACCCCACACGCCCGCGCCGATCACATGCTCGTCGGTTATGCATCCATCGCGGCACGGCACCGCACCCTGATCCCTCTGCTCAGCGGCGACCCCGGCGTCGTCGCACTTCTGCGGACCCGATCGGAGTGGGGTGACCTCGTGCGCCGTCAGCTGGCGTTGTTCTCCGAGGTCGAGCCCGGACTCGGCGGACAGGTGAAGGCTGCGCTCGCCATGTCGGGGATCGCCTCCGCTGCCGGGGTGGATTACGGAGGTGACGTCGACGACGACACTCTGAGGGACCAGCTGATCGCAGCAGGCAGACGCGCGCTCGGATTGCGCAACTCCCGCACCGGCGCGGTCACCGCCCGACGATGA
- a CDS encoding energy-coupling factor transporter transmembrane component T family protein: MIRVNPVAKLLAALVIAGVLVLSVDWVSALTALVLEIPLFLAMRIPLRAFLIRGAFITLAAALTALTNLLYGEPGGAVYWHFLLVTVSDGSVELAAAMFLRVLAIALPSVCLFIDVSPTELADGLGQIMRLPARFVVGALAGMRLVGLLRQDWEYLGYARRARGVADHARLRRFIGQAFALLVFALRRGSKLATAMEARGFGAYPTRTWARPSTFGVPEMVLIAGAVVIAAAAVAVSTATGHWDFIVGR; this comes from the coding sequence ATGATCCGCGTCAACCCCGTCGCGAAACTTCTGGCGGCTTTGGTGATCGCCGGTGTCCTGGTGCTCAGTGTGGACTGGGTGTCTGCGCTGACAGCGCTGGTACTGGAGATCCCGTTGTTCCTCGCGATGCGGATCCCGTTGCGTGCGTTCCTGATCCGTGGTGCCTTCATCACCCTCGCGGCGGCCTTGACCGCGCTGACCAACCTTCTCTACGGCGAACCCGGCGGTGCCGTGTATTGGCATTTCCTCCTCGTCACGGTCAGCGACGGATCCGTCGAGCTCGCGGCGGCGATGTTCCTGCGCGTGCTGGCGATCGCGCTGCCGTCGGTGTGCCTGTTCATCGATGTTTCGCCGACCGAACTCGCGGACGGTCTCGGGCAGATCATGAGGTTGCCCGCCAGGTTCGTGGTCGGCGCGTTGGCGGGAATGCGTCTGGTCGGCCTGCTGCGGCAGGACTGGGAGTATCTGGGCTACGCGCGCCGGGCGCGCGGTGTGGCCGACCACGCGCGCCTGCGCCGGTTCATCGGCCAGGCGTTCGCACTGCTGGTCTTCGCGCTGCGCAGGGGATCGAAACTGGCCACCGCGATGGAAGCCCGCGGTTTCGGCGCGTACCCGACCCGAACGTGGGCACGGCCCTCGACGTTCGGTGTGCCCGAAATGGTCCTGATCGCGGGCGCGGTGGTGATCGCCGCGGCGGCGGTCGCGGTGTCGACGGCCACCGGCCACTGGGACTTCATCGTCGGGCGGTGA
- a CDS encoding ABC transporter ATP-binding protein, translating to MTADAATRRGGAEVAAQGWGWRHAGQNRWATKEIDLFIGSGERVLLLGPSGSGKSTLLQGLAGLLGGADEGHAAGRLLVDGAPPAQQRARIGMVLQDPDAQVILSQVGDDVAFGMENFGVSRSEIWPRVDEALAAVGLNMPLAQETSQLSGGQKQRLALAGVLAMRPGLILLDEPTANLDPAGVVEVRDAVTAAAESTGATVVVVEHRTKVWLPVIDRVVVLGADGAVIADGAPEQTIAGEREHLVRSGIWIPDSPAVTVRRAPTVAAETLLVAADLAVGYRDAPPVGTGVNAEIARGRITAVTGPNGSGKSTLALTLGGLLPPRGGTLQGTDAFAPSPKRPEPVRWRSRELLTRIASVFQDPEHQFLTGTVRDELALGPKALKSNPGDTSARIDDLLARLRLDHLADRSPYTLSGGEKRRLSVATVLMTRPAVIVADEPTFGQDRRTWEELIYLFAEIADAGTAVVAVTHDDEFVDALADERIELSAPVRP from the coding sequence ATGACCGCCGACGCGGCCACCCGCCGCGGCGGAGCCGAGGTCGCAGCCCAGGGCTGGGGCTGGCGGCACGCCGGTCAAAATCGCTGGGCGACAAAAGAAATCGATCTCTTCATCGGGTCCGGGGAGAGGGTTCTGCTGCTCGGCCCGTCGGGCTCGGGGAAGTCGACGCTGCTGCAGGGGCTCGCCGGCCTGTTGGGCGGCGCCGACGAAGGGCATGCCGCGGGGCGCCTCCTCGTCGACGGGGCCCCGCCCGCCCAGCAGAGGGCACGCATCGGGATGGTGCTCCAGGACCCGGATGCCCAGGTGATCCTGTCGCAGGTCGGTGACGACGTCGCGTTCGGGATGGAGAACTTCGGGGTATCGCGCAGCGAGATCTGGCCACGGGTGGACGAGGCACTGGCCGCGGTGGGGCTGAACATGCCACTGGCGCAGGAGACTTCGCAGCTGTCCGGCGGGCAGAAGCAGCGTCTCGCGCTGGCCGGTGTGCTGGCCATGAGACCGGGCCTGATCCTGCTCGACGAACCCACCGCGAACCTCGACCCCGCAGGTGTCGTCGAGGTCCGCGATGCGGTCACCGCCGCTGCCGAGTCCACCGGTGCCACCGTGGTGGTCGTCGAACACCGCACCAAGGTGTGGCTTCCGGTCATCGACCGGGTGGTGGTGCTCGGCGCCGACGGCGCCGTCATCGCCGACGGCGCACCCGAACAGACCATCGCGGGCGAACGTGAACACCTTGTGCGCTCGGGAATCTGGATACCGGACAGCCCGGCCGTCACCGTGCGGCGCGCGCCCACCGTCGCTGCCGAGACGCTGCTCGTCGCAGCAGACCTCGCCGTCGGTTATCGGGATGCCCCGCCGGTCGGCACCGGGGTGAACGCCGAGATCGCCCGGGGCCGCATCACCGCGGTCACCGGTCCGAACGGCTCCGGGAAGTCCACATTGGCGCTGACACTGGGCGGTCTGTTGCCGCCGCGCGGCGGCACACTGCAAGGCACCGATGCATTCGCGCCGTCACCGAAGAGACCGGAACCGGTGCGGTGGCGGTCGAGAGAACTGCTCACCCGCATCGCGAGTGTTTTTCAGGATCCCGAACACCAGTTCCTCACCGGAACGGTCCGCGACGAGCTCGCGTTGGGGCCGAAGGCCCTGAAAAGCAACCCGGGTGACACCTCGGCACGGATCGACGACCTGCTGGCGCGGCTGCGCCTCGACCACCTCGCCGACCGCAGCCCGTACACGCTCTCGGGCGGCGAGAAGCGCCGGCTGTCGGTCGCGACCGTGCTGATGACCCGACCTGCGGTGATCGTCGCCGACGAGCCCACCTTCGGTCAGGATCGCCGCACCTGGGAGGAACTCATCTACCTGTTCGCCGAGATCGCCGACGCGGGAACCGCTGTCGTGGCGGTGACCCACGATGACGAGTTCGTCGACGCCCTCGCCGATGAACGCATCGAGCTCTCGGCGCCGGTGCGCCCATGA
- a CDS encoding ECF transporter S component, protein MDQHYLDPTAEQDRKPVLQWRVVDIVVASVLAVAAGLVFVFWNVASNPIAAPLGAVLPGLQALAGGGWLFAGVLTALVIRKPGAALYGELVAATVSALVGNQWGVLTIESGLVQGLGAELVFAAFLYRRWNLPVAVLAGAAAGVALAVNDLILWYPGSTTAFAAIYTGSAVVSGAVLAGVLSWFVVRGLAKTGALSRFASGRVPSSQSR, encoded by the coding sequence GTGGACCAGCATTATCTTGATCCGACAGCAGAACAGGACCGCAAGCCGGTGCTGCAGTGGCGGGTGGTCGACATCGTCGTCGCCAGCGTCCTGGCCGTAGCCGCAGGGCTGGTGTTCGTGTTCTGGAATGTCGCCTCCAATCCGATCGCCGCACCGCTGGGCGCCGTTCTGCCGGGCTTGCAGGCCCTCGCCGGTGGTGGCTGGTTGTTCGCCGGGGTTCTCACCGCGCTGGTGATCCGGAAGCCGGGCGCGGCGCTGTACGGCGAACTGGTGGCCGCGACGGTGTCGGCGCTCGTCGGAAACCAGTGGGGTGTGCTGACCATCGAGTCGGGACTGGTGCAGGGCCTCGGCGCGGAGCTGGTGTTCGCGGCGTTCCTGTACCGGCGGTGGAATCTGCCCGTGGCCGTGCTCGCCGGCGCCGCGGCCGGAGTCGCCCTGGCCGTCAACGATCTGATCCTCTGGTACCCGGGCTCGACCACCGCGTTCGCCGCCATCTACACCGGTTCGGCGGTGGTCTCGGGCGCGGTGCTGGCCGGGGTGCTGTCGTGGTTCGTGGTCCGCGGGCTCGCCAAGACCGGTGCGCTGAGCCGCTTCGCCTCCGGCAGGGTGCCGAGCAGCCAGTCCCGATGA
- a CDS encoding response regulator transcription factor, with protein MTGLRVVLAEDAPLLRAGIVTVLESDGHQVCAAVESADELRAAVRAHNPDLVVTDVRMPPTHTDEGIRVAIELRRATPGLPVVILSQYTSVGSLDQLLDRTEDAGRAGLGYLLKDRVAHVRHFLDAVRDIASGATIIDPDIVVALVGASRRRGVLATLTPREQEVLGLMAQGLTNPQIAQRLVVSEAAVRKHVGNIFAKLPLSADGDRRVLAVLTYLNEH; from the coding sequence ATGACCGGACTACGCGTCGTGCTCGCCGAAGACGCACCGCTGCTGCGCGCGGGGATCGTCACGGTGCTCGAATCCGACGGCCACCAGGTGTGCGCCGCGGTCGAGTCCGCCGACGAACTACGCGCCGCCGTGCGGGCGCACAACCCGGACCTGGTGGTCACCGACGTCCGGATGCCGCCGACCCATACCGACGAGGGCATCCGGGTGGCGATCGAACTGCGCCGCGCCACCCCGGGACTGCCGGTGGTGATCCTGTCGCAGTACACCTCGGTCGGTTCCCTGGACCAGCTCCTCGACCGCACCGAGGACGCCGGCCGCGCTGGGCTGGGCTATCTGCTCAAGGACCGCGTCGCTCACGTGCGCCACTTTCTGGATGCGGTGCGCGACATAGCTTCTGGCGCGACGATCATCGATCCCGACATCGTTGTCGCGCTCGTGGGTGCGTCCCGCCGGCGAGGAGTTCTGGCGACGCTGACACCACGTGAGCAGGAGGTGCTCGGTCTCATGGCCCAGGGCCTGACCAACCCGCAGATCGCCCAACGGCTGGTCGTGTCCGAAGCGGCCGTGCGCAAGCACGTCGGCAACATCTTCGCGAAGCTGCCGCTTTCCGCCGACGGCGACCGGCGGGTGCTGGCTGTGCTCACCTACCTCAATGAGCACTGA